In Deinococcus yavapaiensis KR-236, one genomic interval encodes:
- a CDS encoding beta-N-acetylglucosaminidase domain-containing protein: MKFVGVIEGFYGRPWREDQRGRLFRLMAEWGMNTYLYAPKDDLKHRAHWREAYVADEGAMLARLARGAESVGVRFVYALAPGLDLDWRAEHDREALFAKLRHVRDLGVQHFALLFDDIPYAADRARQAAEQADATNASLQFLRDLGFDGAMLFCPTEYCARRAAPDVATSPYLRVIGERLHPDVDVFWTGPEVISVEITAASVREVAGVLRRPPVLWDNLHANDYAPRRAHLGPYAGREAALRAEVAGILSNPNNQFELNFPGLHSLAEYARSDAWSAEASLERALDAWLEHLASPNLTRDDLAMLAHALHLPHALGPRASAVHEGARSLIAEPSASNAEIVKGGRDAFRRVLRALEHGAQRDLLYDLHPFLTDAIEELGRPLRRTGYLHPAEPNGIRFQGALTERLAWDEAATTR, encoded by the coding sequence ATGAAATTCGTCGGCGTGATCGAAGGATTCTACGGGCGTCCCTGGCGCGAGGACCAACGTGGGCGGCTGTTTCGGCTCATGGCCGAGTGGGGCATGAACACGTACTTGTACGCGCCGAAGGACGACCTCAAACACCGCGCGCACTGGCGAGAAGCGTACGTGGCGGACGAAGGGGCGATGCTCGCGCGGCTCGCGCGAGGCGCCGAGAGCGTCGGCGTACGCTTCGTGTACGCCCTCGCGCCCGGCCTCGACCTCGACTGGCGAGCCGAGCACGACCGCGAAGCGCTCTTCGCGAAGCTTCGGCACGTTCGTGACCTCGGCGTGCAGCACTTCGCGCTGCTGTTCGACGACATTCCGTACGCGGCGGACCGCGCTCGGCAAGCGGCCGAGCAAGCCGACGCGACGAACGCGAGCTTGCAGTTCCTGCGCGACCTCGGCTTCGACGGCGCGATGTTGTTCTGCCCCACGGAGTACTGCGCGCGCCGCGCCGCGCCCGACGTCGCGACCTCGCCGTATCTGCGCGTAATCGGCGAGCGGCTGCATCCGGACGTCGACGTGTTCTGGACGGGCCCCGAGGTGATCTCGGTCGAGATCACGGCGGCCTCCGTGCGGGAAGTCGCGGGCGTCCTGAGACGCCCGCCCGTCTTGTGGGACAACCTGCACGCCAACGACTACGCGCCGCGCCGCGCGCACCTCGGGCCGTACGCGGGCCGGGAAGCCGCGCTGCGCGCGGAAGTCGCCGGAATTCTGTCGAATCCCAACAATCAATTCGAGCTGAACTTCCCGGGCTTGCACAGCCTCGCCGAGTACGCGCGAAGCGACGCCTGGTCGGCCGAAGCCTCCCTCGAACGCGCCCTCGACGCGTGGCTCGAACACCTGGCCTCTCCCAACTTGACGCGCGACGACCTCGCGATGCTGGCGCACGCCCTGCACCTGCCCCACGCCCTCGGACCGCGCGCCTCGGCAGTTCACGAGGGCGCCCGGTCGCTCATCGCGGAGCCTTCCGCGTCCAACGCTGAGATCGTCAAGGGGGGCCGCGACGCGTTTCGCCGCGTGCTGCGCGCGCTGGAGCACGGCGCGCAGCGTGACCTTCTGTACGATCTGCATCCGTTTTTGACCGACGCCATCGAGGAACTCGGCCGCCCGCTGAGACGCACCGGGTACCTTCATCCCGCCGAGCCGAACGGCATTCGCTTCCAAGGAGCCCTCACCGAGCGCCTCGCTTGGGACGAGGCGGCCACGACGCGCTGA
- a CDS encoding alpha-amylase family glycosyl hydrolase, with amino-acid sequence MIKLPLVASRLLLPLALTLTSAATTTTAADTSMLPRKASTAANTWWANAAFYQVFVRSFQDSDGDGIGDFKGLTSRLDYLKNLGVNALWLMPIFPSPSYHGYDVTDYQNVNSQYGTLADFDALLKAAHAKGFKVMLDWVPNHTSRNHPWFQAARDPSSDKHDWYLWRTSDPGWRKPWGEPGTVWFPVTTGAQTTSRVVFPGTIQKALGGREWDPNGDASAATQVAPGVFEFVARLPEGSYEYKTAVGGSWSENYGAGDRPDGPNIRLAVPAGGAIVKFVYDANKHTVRDSLNNPGEVKAPDVVPARSGSATATSTATNTQYYYAAFWEGMPDLNWRNPGVKAAMNDAAAFWLKRGVDGFRVDAARYIVENKDDNLPDNADTLAWTKDFTRFVKSVKPDAAVVGEVWTDLPTVAKYFLNGQGEDLAFNFDLRDALLGAVRGGSPDLVQTSMDRVTASYPTSGVDAIFTTNHDMTRPSFASTTQAKTAASLLLTLPGTPFLYYGQEIGMPNGSGNADEEKRTPMRWTTQGGAGFTTGVPWYAFSTNDPNVTVQAQQANAASLLSHYRRLLSLRSQIAALRSGGYVPLQAKDGVLSFVRSTSDAAVVVIVNLGASAKNVTVDLSRVPVKIAGPVMEAWSGRKLANVDARNQKAYPVAGLEAGGLAILTFPAK; translated from the coding sequence ATGATCAAGCTTCCGCTCGTCGCTTCTCGTCTCCTACTGCCCCTCGCGCTCACCCTCACGTCTGCCGCCACGACCACGACGGCGGCCGATACGTCGATGCTTCCCCGCAAAGCGTCGACCGCCGCGAACACGTGGTGGGCGAACGCCGCGTTCTATCAAGTCTTCGTGCGCAGCTTCCAAGACAGCGATGGAGACGGCATCGGGGACTTCAAGGGACTCACGTCGCGCCTCGACTACCTCAAGAACCTCGGCGTGAACGCCTTGTGGCTCATGCCGATCTTCCCGTCGCCGAGTTACCACGGCTACGACGTCACCGACTACCAGAACGTCAATTCCCAGTACGGCACCCTGGCCGACTTCGACGCGTTGTTGAAGGCCGCGCACGCCAAAGGCTTCAAGGTGATGCTCGACTGGGTGCCGAACCACACGTCGCGCAACCACCCGTGGTTCCAAGCGGCGCGCGATCCGAGCAGCGACAAGCACGACTGGTACCTTTGGCGCACCAGCGATCCGGGCTGGCGCAAGCCGTGGGGCGAGCCGGGCACCGTGTGGTTCCCGGTCACGACGGGCGCGCAGACGACGAGCCGCGTCGTGTTTCCCGGCACCATCCAAAAAGCGCTCGGCGGACGCGAGTGGGATCCCAACGGCGACGCGAGCGCGGCCACGCAAGTCGCGCCGGGCGTGTTCGAGTTCGTCGCGCGCCTGCCTGAAGGTTCGTACGAGTACAAGACGGCGGTGGGCGGTTCGTGGAGCGAGAACTACGGCGCGGGCGACCGTCCCGACGGGCCGAACATCCGCCTCGCCGTTCCCGCGGGCGGCGCGATCGTGAAATTCGTGTACGACGCGAATAAGCATACGGTGCGCGACAGCCTCAACAACCCGGGCGAAGTCAAGGCGCCCGACGTCGTGCCCGCCCGCTCGGGAAGCGCCACCGCGACCTCGACCGCCACGAACACCCAGTATTACTACGCCGCCTTCTGGGAAGGCATGCCCGACCTCAACTGGCGCAATCCAGGGGTGAAGGCCGCCATGAACGACGCGGCCGCCTTCTGGCTCAAACGCGGCGTGGACGGCTTTCGCGTGGACGCCGCTCGTTACATCGTCGAGAACAAGGACGACAACCTTCCCGACAACGCCGACACCCTCGCGTGGACGAAGGACTTCACGCGGTTCGTCAAGAGCGTGAAGCCGGACGCGGCGGTCGTGGGTGAAGTGTGGACGGACCTCCCGACGGTCGCGAAGTACTTCCTGAACGGCCAAGGCGAGGATTTGGCCTTCAACTTCGACTTGCGCGACGCCTTGCTCGGCGCCGTGCGCGGCGGCAGCCCGGACCTCGTACAAACGTCGATGGACCGAGTGACGGCGTCGTACCCCACGAGCGGCGTCGACGCGATCTTCACGACGAACCACGACATGACCCGTCCGTCATTCGCATCGACGACCCAAGCGAAGACGGCGGCGAGCCTGCTGCTCACCTTGCCCGGCACGCCCTTCCTCTACTACGGCCAGGAGATCGGGATGCCCAACGGCAGCGGCAACGCCGACGAGGAGAAGCGCACCCCGATGCGCTGGACGACGCAGGGCGGCGCGGGATTCACGACGGGTGTACCGTGGTACGCCTTCAGCACGAACGACCCCAACGTCACCGTGCAAGCGCAGCAAGCGAACGCGGCGTCCCTGCTGAGCCATTACCGCCGCCTGCTGAGCTTGCGCTCGCAGATCGCCGCGCTGCGCTCGGGCGGATACGTGCCGTTGCAGGCGAAGGACGGCGTGCTGTCGTTCGTGCGCTCCACGAGCGACGCGGCCGTCGTCGTGATCGTGAATCTCGGCGCGAGCGCGAAGAACGTCACGGTGGACCTTTCTCGCGTGCCGGTGAAGATCGCCGGTCCCGTCATGGAGGCGTGGTCGGGGCGCAAGCTCGCGAACGTCGACGCGCGCAACCAAAAGGCGTATCCGGTTGCGGGCCTCGAGGCGGGCGGCTTGGCGATCTTGACGTTCCCAGCGAAGTAA
- a CDS encoding sugar phosphate isomerase/epimerase family protein, with amino-acid sequence MKVGLELYSVRDALAKDFEGTMTRVAEMGYEGVEFAGYYERSPEDLRALLDRLNLQPAGAHVSFERLETDFAREAEFARAVGFTYIAVPWWNAPDEDGWRAFSKRLGAVVEQAAGLGVTLSYHNHAHELTGQVDGRPVLDFLLAEHPALHAEFDVAWIDAGGGVPHDYLACYADRTPLLHIKDYRPGPVPVPLGTGEVDLPACLEAARAEWLVIEQDSSEGDMLADVERSLNWLRAHLNR; translated from the coding sequence GTGAAGGTCGGGCTGGAACTCTACAGCGTCCGCGACGCGCTCGCGAAGGACTTCGAGGGCACGATGACCCGCGTCGCCGAAATGGGGTACGAAGGCGTGGAGTTCGCCGGGTACTACGAACGCTCGCCCGAGGATCTGCGCGCCCTGCTGGACCGCTTGAACCTCCAACCCGCCGGGGCGCACGTCTCCTTCGAGCGCCTCGAGACGGACTTCGCGCGAGAAGCCGAGTTCGCCCGCGCGGTCGGCTTCACCTACATCGCCGTACCGTGGTGGAACGCGCCCGACGAGGACGGCTGGCGCGCCTTCTCGAAGCGGCTCGGAGCGGTGGTGGAACAAGCGGCGGGACTCGGCGTCACGCTGTCGTACCACAACCACGCGCACGAACTCACGGGGCAGGTGGACGGGCGGCCCGTCCTGGACTTCCTCCTCGCCGAGCATCCGGCGCTCCACGCGGAGTTCGACGTGGCGTGGATCGACGCCGGCGGGGGGGTGCCGCACGACTACCTCGCCTGCTACGCGGACCGCACGCCCCTGCTGCACATCAAGGACTACCGCCCCGGCCCCGTGCCCGTTCCGCTCGGCACCGGCGAGGTGGACTTGCCCGCCTGCTTGGAGGCGGCCCGCGCCGAGTGGCTTGTGATCGAGCAGGACAGCAGCGAGGGCGACATGCTCGCCGACGTGGAGCGCAGCTTGAATTGGCTGCGCGCGCACCTGAACCGCTGA
- a CDS encoding Gfo/Idh/MocA family protein: MNVGIVGMGNISPIYLKNARRFGLDVVAVADLDMERAKSRAAEYGVPKALSLQELLADDDVQVVLNLTIPKAHASVALAALKAGKHVYNEKPLGITLDEASELLREADARGLLVGCAPDTFLGAGLQACRRIIDEGTIGVPVAATAFMMSSGPERWHPDPAFFYQEGAGPMFDMGPYYLTALVNLFGGVRRVSGSARASFDTRTIGSGAKKGESIPVETPSHVASILDFASGPVATLVTSFDVWHANLPRIEIYGSEGTLSVPDPNTFGGPVRVRLAGDKEWQDVEVGGPLATNSRGVGLGDLALAAREGRAPRASGALAYHVLDVMASTLETSRQGRALELTSGVERPAPLPEGLFDEVGA, from the coding sequence GTGAACGTCGGAATCGTCGGCATGGGCAACATCAGCCCCATCTACCTCAAGAACGCGCGCCGCTTCGGCTTGGACGTCGTGGCGGTCGCGGACCTCGACATGGAGCGCGCGAAGAGCCGCGCGGCGGAGTACGGCGTTCCGAAGGCCCTCTCGCTTCAGGAACTTCTCGCCGACGACGACGTCCAAGTCGTCTTGAACCTCACGATTCCCAAAGCGCACGCGTCGGTCGCGCTCGCCGCGCTGAAGGCCGGGAAGCACGTGTACAACGAAAAGCCGCTCGGCATCACGCTCGACGAGGCGTCGGAACTTCTCCGCGAAGCGGACGCGCGCGGCCTGCTGGTCGGCTGCGCGCCCGACACCTTCCTCGGCGCGGGCTTGCAAGCGTGCCGCCGCATCATCGATGAAGGCACCATCGGCGTGCCCGTCGCTGCGACGGCCTTCATGATGTCGAGCGGTCCCGAGCGCTGGCACCCCGATCCCGCCTTCTTCTACCAAGAAGGCGCGGGGCCGATGTTCGACATGGGGCCGTACTACCTCACGGCCCTCGTGAACTTGTTCGGGGGCGTTCGCCGCGTGAGCGGCTCGGCGCGGGCGAGCTTCGACACGCGCACCATCGGCAGCGGCGCGAAGAAGGGCGAGAGCATTCCCGTCGAGACGCCGTCGCACGTCGCGTCGATCCTCGACTTCGCGTCGGGCCCCGTCGCGACGCTCGTGACGAGCTTCGACGTGTGGCACGCGAACTTGCCGCGCATCGAAATCTACGGTTCGGAAGGCACCTTGTCCGTGCCCGATCCGAACACGTTCGGCGGCCCCGTGCGCGTCCGGCTCGCCGGAGACAAGGAATGGCAGGACGTCGAGGTGGGCGGACCGCTCGCCACCAACAGCCGAGGCGTCGGCCTCGGCGACCTCGCGCTGGCCGCGCGTGAAGGGCGCGCGCCGCGTGCGAGCGGCGCCTTGGCCTACCACGTCCTCGACGTGATGGCGTCCACGCTGGAGACGTCACGTCAAGGCCGCGCCCTCGAACTCACGTCGGGGGTCGAGCGTCCCGCGCCTCTGCCCGAGGGTCTGTTCGACGAGGTGGGCGCGTGA
- a CDS encoding ThuA domain-containing protein, whose amino-acid sequence MNALIVSGGWPGHKPLEFAEVLGSLLQSAGFSVNQARSLDVLDEPLDAYTLIVPNWTMGKLTGTQSANLRAAVRGGVGLAGIHGGAGDAFREDTDYQFMVGGQFVAHPGNVRPYRVNVVAHELTAGLSDFDVVSEQYYMHVDPSNTVLATTTFDGTDAPWVEGTVMPVAWTRRYGEGRVFYQSVGHTPSDLDGAAGELTRRGLLWAANVSQEVLS is encoded by the coding sequence ATGAACGCACTGATCGTTTCCGGCGGCTGGCCAGGCCACAAACCCCTCGAATTCGCCGAGGTGCTCGGCAGTTTGCTTCAGAGCGCGGGCTTCAGCGTGAATCAAGCGCGCAGCCTCGACGTGCTCGACGAGCCCTTGGACGCTTACACGCTCATCGTGCCGAACTGGACGATGGGCAAACTCACGGGCACGCAAAGCGCGAATCTGCGCGCCGCCGTGCGTGGCGGCGTCGGACTCGCCGGAATTCACGGCGGCGCGGGCGACGCGTTCCGCGAAGACACCGATTACCAATTCATGGTGGGCGGCCAATTCGTCGCCCACCCCGGCAACGTCCGCCCGTACCGCGTGAACGTCGTCGCGCACGAGCTCACGGCGGGCCTGTCGGATTTCGACGTCGTGTCCGAGCAGTACTACATGCACGTCGATCCGTCGAACACCGTGCTCGCCACGACGACCTTCGACGGCACGGACGCTCCGTGGGTGGAGGGCACGGTCATGCCCGTCGCTTGGACGCGGCGGTACGGTGAGGGCCGCGTGTTCTACCAATCCGTCGGGCACACCCCGAGCGACTTGGACGGCGCGGCGGGCGAGCTCACGCGGCGCGGCTTGCTGTGGGCCGCCAACGTTTCTCAGGAGGTCTTGTCGTGA
- a CDS encoding carbohydrate kinase family protein — protein sequence MTVLVFGGAVMDFVRRGDAWDVRQGGSAWNVSRVLAALGSPCEFVGALGTDEFGEEFVRAGEASGVGLRFAVRVDAPTPLSVVHDSEASRYVFYARGCADSLFESVPEEAWPGATAAYFGGVTLVRQPRFLRAAEQARERGSRIVYDPNFRPAHADEYRAAFPRYLKLATLLKVSDGDLRGVLPHASLDEALAFVRNANPSVTVLLTLGADGARLIGPDFDVSHEGFAVKIVDTVGAGDASIAALLHAHLTAPPDPSAHLSFSLAAAAAACRRPGAYAPPLSEVLEVMT from the coding sequence GTGACGGTGCTCGTCTTCGGCGGCGCCGTGATGGACTTCGTGCGGCGTGGCGACGCGTGGGACGTGCGGCAAGGCGGAAGCGCGTGGAACGTCTCGCGGGTCCTCGCGGCGCTCGGATCGCCGTGCGAGTTCGTCGGAGCGCTCGGCACGGACGAGTTCGGCGAGGAGTTCGTGCGGGCGGGCGAGGCGTCCGGGGTCGGCCTACGCTTCGCCGTTCGCGTCGACGCGCCGACGCCCTTGTCCGTCGTGCACGATTCCGAGGCGAGCCGCTACGTCTTCTACGCCCGAGGCTGCGCCGACTCGCTGTTCGAAAGCGTTCCCGAGGAAGCGTGGCCAGGCGCGACCGCCGCGTACTTCGGCGGCGTCACCCTCGTTCGCCAACCGCGCTTTCTTCGGGCCGCCGAGCAAGCGCGCGAGCGTGGCTCGAGGATCGTCTACGACCCGAACTTCCGTCCTGCGCACGCCGACGAGTACCGCGCCGCCTTTCCGAGGTACCTGAAGCTCGCCACGCTCCTCAAGGTGAGCGACGGCGACTTGAGGGGCGTCCTGCCTCACGCGAGCCTCGACGAAGCCCTCGCCTTCGTGCGAAACGCCAATCCGTCCGTCACGGTGCTGCTCACCCTCGGCGCGGACGGCGCTCGCCTTATCGGGCCGGACTTCGACGTCTCGCACGAAGGCTTCGCGGTCAAGATCGTCGACACGGTCGGCGCGGGCGACGCGAGCATCGCCGCCTTGCTGCACGCGCACCTCACCGCGCCGCCCGACCCGTCGGCACACTTGTCCTTCTCGCTTGCCGCCGCCGCCGCCGCTTGCCGTCGGCCCGGCGCGTACGCCCCCCCTCTTTCGGAAGTCTTGGAGGTCATGACATGA